Proteins encoded together in one Aerosakkonema funiforme FACHB-1375 window:
- a CDS encoding HNH endonuclease: MTYIPAALRRTVEERANYRCEYCLLPAGVAFFPHEVDHAIAEKHGGATDADNLALACWRCNRHKGTDLGSFDPQTGAFSFLFNPRTQQWNEHFRLEEVTIVGLTPEGRTTVNLLQLNSDERLAERRRLLAENRPNG, translated from the coding sequence ATGACCTACATTCCAGCTGCACTGCGCCGCACAGTTGAAGAACGAGCCAATTATAGATGCGAGTATTGCCTACTTCCGGCGGGCGTAGCTTTCTTTCCCCACGAAGTTGACCACGCGATCGCAGAAAAACACGGCGGTGCCACCGATGCCGATAATCTGGCCCTCGCTTGCTGGCGGTGCAATCGCCACAAAGGTACTGACCTCGGTTCGTTCGACCCACAGACAGGGGCTTTCAGTTTTCTTTTCAACCCGCGTACACAGCAATGGAACGAACATTTTCGGCTTGAGGAAGTAACGATTGTGGGCTTGACCCCAGAGGGACGCACGACTGTGAATTTGCTTCAGTTAAACAGCGATGAACGTCTAGCCGAACGGCGGCGATTGCTAGCAGAGAATCGGCCAAATGGGTAA
- a CDS encoding DUF6932 family protein, which translates to MIPEFDENGYLPPGIHWATWEEFVDRFSTTSRRSRLIKGLKMAMEQLKEAGCETIYIDGSFITNKLKPGDFDVCWDANGVDINYLQSIAPVLYNSQRTANQKAKYGGEFFRSDFPANIDGTSYFDFFQFDTRTNTPKGLIALDLVRWNDD; encoded by the coding sequence ATGATTCCAGAATTTGATGAAAATGGCTATCTGCCACCAGGGATACATTGGGCGACATGGGAGGAATTCGTAGATAGATTTAGTACCACATCGCGTCGGTCACGCCTGATAAAGGGACTAAAAATGGCAATGGAACAATTAAAAGAAGCAGGCTGTGAAACTATCTACATTGATGGAAGTTTTATCACCAACAAGTTAAAACCCGGTGACTTTGATGTTTGTTGGGATGCCAACGGGGTTGATATTAATTATTTACAATCTATTGCCCCAGTTTTGTATAACTCCCAGCGAACTGCCAATCAAAAAGCCAAGTACGGCGGTGAATTCTTTAGGTCTGATTTTCCGGCGAATATTGATGGCACAAGTTACTTTGATTTTTTTCAATTTGATACCCGAACTAATACGCCTAAA